The following proteins are encoded in a genomic region of Micromonospora olivasterospora:
- the nhaA gene encoding Na+/H+ antiporter NhaA: MRDRTPRTDRPRAARRLFTRTSWPEARFLADVLRTESVGGVLLLLGAAVALLWANSPWRRSYAALGDWVPWPGGTPLHLDLDLATWAADGLLAVFFFVVGLELKREFVAGDLRDPRRAALPVVAALGGMLLPALVFTTVVLAAGGAGLRGWAIPTATDIAFALAVLAVVGSHLPQGLRAFLLTLAVVDDLFAIVVIAVFYTAGFHPVPLLAALLPIAAFAALVHRRRTWWWALLPLAAAAWALVHASGVHATVAGVLLGFTVPVRASRDGAPGLAERLEHRWRPLSAGFAVPVFAFFAAGVSLRDADLGAVFTDPVVVGVGAGLVLGKAVGVFGSTYLLARFTRAELDEDITWPDLLGVAMLAGIGFTVSLLIGELAFGAGSTADDRVKVAVLTASLVAAASASVVLRRRNAAYRRIAEREAVDADGDGVPDVYQRRPDRD; the protein is encoded by the coding sequence ATGCGCGACCGCACGCCCCGCACCGACCGTCCCCGCGCCGCGCGCCGGCTGTTCACCCGTACCTCGTGGCCGGAGGCCCGGTTCCTCGCCGACGTGCTGCGCACCGAGTCGGTGGGCGGCGTGCTCCTGCTGCTCGGCGCGGCGGTGGCCCTGCTCTGGGCCAACTCCCCCTGGCGGCGGTCCTACGCCGCGCTCGGCGACTGGGTGCCCTGGCCCGGCGGCACGCCGCTGCACCTCGACCTGGACCTGGCGACGTGGGCCGCGGACGGGCTGCTCGCGGTCTTCTTCTTCGTGGTCGGGCTCGAACTCAAGCGCGAGTTCGTCGCCGGTGACCTGCGCGACCCGCGCCGGGCGGCACTGCCCGTGGTCGCCGCCCTGGGCGGCATGCTGCTGCCCGCGTTGGTCTTCACCACCGTGGTGCTGGCCGCCGGCGGCGCGGGCCTGCGCGGCTGGGCCATCCCGACCGCCACGGACATCGCGTTCGCCCTGGCGGTCCTGGCGGTGGTCGGCTCGCACCTGCCGCAGGGCCTGCGGGCGTTCCTGCTGACCCTCGCCGTCGTGGACGACCTGTTCGCGATCGTCGTCATCGCGGTCTTCTACACCGCGGGCTTCCACCCCGTGCCGCTGCTCGCCGCGCTGCTGCCGATCGCCGCGTTCGCCGCGCTGGTGCACCGCCGCCGCACCTGGTGGTGGGCGCTGCTGCCGCTGGCCGCGGCGGCGTGGGCGCTGGTGCACGCCTCCGGCGTGCACGCCACCGTCGCCGGGGTGCTGCTCGGCTTCACCGTGCCGGTACGGGCGAGCCGCGACGGCGCGCCCGGGCTGGCCGAGCGGCTGGAACACCGTTGGCGGCCGTTGTCTGCCGGCTTCGCGGTGCCGGTCTTCGCGTTCTTCGCCGCGGGGGTGTCGCTGCGGGACGCCGACCTGGGCGCGGTCTTCACCGATCCGGTGGTGGTCGGGGTCGGCGCCGGCCTGGTGCTCGGCAAGGCGGTCGGGGTCTTCGGTTCCACGTACCTGCTGGCCCGGTTCACCCGCGCCGAGCTGGACGAGGACATCACGTGGCCGGACCTGCTCGGGGTCGCGATGCTGGCCGGGATCGGCTTCACCGTCTCGCTGCTGATCGGCGAACTCGCGTTCGGCGCCGGGAGCACGGCCGACGACCGGGTGAAGGTGGCCGTGCTGACCGCCTCGCTGGTCGCCGCCGCGTCGGCGTCGGTGGTGCTGCGGCGCCGCAACGCGGCCTACCGGCGCATCGCCGAGCGGGAGGCGGTCGACGCCGACGGCGACGGCGTGCCGGACGTGTACCAGCGGCGCCCCGACCGCGACTGA
- a CDS encoding polysaccharide biosynthesis tyrosine autokinase, translated as MDVRDYLRAVRRGWWLVLLAVLVSLGVAGLVTVRTQPKYVASVTFFVTTPNQGVSEAYQGSIFMQQRVKSYADLLQSDRLAQSVVAKSPLGLTAEEVQSRITAATIPDTVMLRGTVTDTDATRALRLTEAIAARFVELVRAVETPAEGRAAAIKVEVVSGPRVSSTPVSPQPLRNFLLGALAGLLVGVALAVLRARLDTRLRDAVALQRVTGSPLLGEIPFDPAARTAPLIVGEAATSARAEAIRKLRTNLRFVDVNEPARVIAVTSALQGEGKTTLSCNLAIALAEAGWRVALVDADLRRPKVAEYLGLEASVGLTDVLLGDVNVGDVVQRWGDKSLLVLPSGSSPPNPSELLGSKAMADLLLVLRESADIVVIDTAPLRNVTDGVVVAVQADGALLVSAHGRTDRGQVTAAAQALQSVSVRLLGCVLNMAKLGRAETYQYESYRVIVPPAPPAVPMDRASAAAARGAGYRGREQAGAPTQELTRLPR; from the coding sequence ATGGACGTTCGCGATTACCTCCGGGCCGTTCGCCGCGGCTGGTGGCTGGTCCTGCTCGCCGTGCTGGTGAGCCTCGGCGTGGCCGGCCTGGTCACCGTCCGTACCCAGCCCAAGTACGTGGCCTCCGTGACCTTCTTCGTCACCACCCCCAACCAGGGGGTCAGCGAGGCGTACCAGGGCAGCATCTTCATGCAGCAGCGCGTCAAGTCGTACGCCGACCTCCTGCAGAGCGACCGCCTGGCGCAGAGCGTGGTGGCGAAGAGCCCTCTCGGCCTTACCGCCGAGGAGGTGCAGTCCCGGATCACCGCCGCCACCATCCCCGACACCGTCATGCTGCGCGGCACGGTCACCGACACGGACGCGACCCGGGCGCTGCGGCTGACCGAGGCGATCGCCGCCCGGTTCGTCGAGCTGGTCCGCGCGGTGGAGACCCCCGCCGAGGGGCGGGCCGCCGCGATCAAGGTGGAGGTGGTCAGCGGGCCACGCGTCTCGTCCACCCCCGTGTCGCCCCAGCCCCTGCGCAACTTCCTCCTCGGCGCGCTCGCCGGGCTGCTCGTCGGCGTCGCCCTCGCCGTGCTCCGGGCGCGGCTGGACACCCGGTTGCGCGACGCCGTCGCGCTGCAGCGCGTCACCGGCAGCCCGCTGCTCGGCGAGATCCCGTTCGACCCCGCGGCCCGCACCGCCCCGCTGATCGTGGGGGAGGCGGCCACCTCGGCGCGGGCCGAGGCGATCCGCAAGCTGCGGACGAACCTGCGCTTCGTGGACGTGAACGAGCCGGCCCGGGTGATCGCCGTGACCAGCGCGTTGCAGGGCGAGGGGAAGACCACCCTCTCCTGCAACCTGGCCATCGCGTTGGCCGAGGCCGGCTGGCGGGTCGCACTGGTCGACGCCGACCTGCGCCGGCCGAAGGTCGCCGAGTACCTGGGCCTGGAGGCCAGCGTCGGGCTGACCGACGTGCTGCTCGGCGACGTCAACGTGGGCGACGTCGTGCAGCGGTGGGGGGACAAGTCGCTGCTGGTGCTGCCCAGCGGATCGTCCCCGCCCAACCCCAGCGAGCTGCTCGGGTCCAAGGCCATGGCGGACCTGCTGCTCGTGCTGCGCGAGTCGGCGGACATCGTCGTCATCGACACCGCCCCGCTGCGCAACGTCACCGACGGGGTGGTCGTCGCCGTCCAGGCCGACGGCGCGCTGCTGGTGAGCGCCCACGGTCGGACCGACCGGGGGCAGGTCACCGCCGCGGCGCAGGCGCTCCAGTCGGTCTCCGTCCGGCTGCTCGGCTGCGTGCTGAACATGGCGAAGCTCGGCCGCGCCGAGACGTACCAGTACGAGAGCTACCGCGTCATCGTGCCGCCGGCCCCGCCCGCCGTGCCCATGGACCGGGCCAGCGCCGCGGCGGCCCGGGGCGCCGGGTACCGGGGCCGGGAGCAGGCCGGGGCCCCGACGCAGGAACTCACCCGGCTGCCTCGATGA
- a CDS encoding low molecular weight phosphatase family protein — protein sequence MADRILFVCHANMCRSPMAEYLAGWLMAKLPIETASAGVAALEGRPMHPYAAPIAAATGRDPAEFRSRLLAPAHLAEAALVLTATRRQRAACVSLVPATLHRAFTLRQFARLAALAEPPDKTEVADAGALRAAVRAAAVVRGRLQPAAPADDDLPDPIGGTPMDFRRCASEIERSLTPVAALIEAAG from the coding sequence ATGGCCGACCGGATCCTGTTCGTCTGCCACGCCAACATGTGCCGCTCGCCGATGGCGGAGTACCTGGCGGGCTGGCTGATGGCGAAGCTGCCCATCGAGACGGCCAGCGCCGGGGTCGCGGCGCTGGAAGGCCGGCCCATGCACCCGTACGCGGCGCCGATCGCCGCCGCCACGGGGCGGGACCCGGCGGAGTTCCGCAGCCGCCTGCTGGCTCCCGCCCACCTGGCCGAGGCGGCGCTGGTGCTGACCGCGACCCGGCGCCAGCGGGCCGCCTGCGTCTCGCTCGTCCCCGCCACCCTGCACCGCGCCTTCACGCTGCGCCAGTTCGCGCGGCTCGCCGCGCTGGCCGAACCCCCGGACAAGACGGAGGTGGCGGACGCCGGGGCCCTGCGGGCGGCGGTGCGGGCCGCGGCCGTGGTCCGGGGGCGGCTGCAGCCAGCCGCCCCCGCCGACGACGACCTGCCCGACCCGATCGGCGGCACGCCGATGGACTTCCGGCGCTGCGCGTCGGAGATCGAGCGGTCGCTGACCCCGGTCGCGGCACTCATCGAGGCAGCCGGGTGA
- a CDS encoding glycosyltransferase family 4 protein — MKIGILSYHFPPEPAFIPGTLAEELAARGHEVRVLTGFPDYPGGHVYPGWRQRWRHETRSERITVRRVPRWSGGDGSARARMATWLSFAGSAGLIGRGHLAGVDALYVHQLPPTTFAALGLLRLLGSVPSLLHVQDVRPELVGPTAMTGPWAARIAAATRRLYRATDLVAVTAPGMRDLVVADGADPARVRLVLNWTDERIFHPAEPTREARRLVRGDGRCVVMHAGTIGPRQGLETAVRAAAPLQGTMDLVLVGSGADEPAVRGLASELGAGNVRFVPRRSALDMADLYAAADYQLVMLRDLPELRAAVPGKLQAALSSAAPVVASAGGDTVELVERTRAGLSCPPEDWALLADRFWLAATIPTTARVEMGRRGREAYLREMSLRGGVDRVERLLYEIAARRGDKQGSGLDSEA, encoded by the coding sequence ATGAAGATCGGCATCCTGTCGTACCACTTCCCGCCGGAGCCGGCGTTCATCCCCGGCACCCTCGCCGAGGAACTGGCCGCCCGCGGGCACGAGGTGCGGGTGCTGACGGGTTTCCCCGACTACCCGGGGGGCCACGTCTACCCGGGCTGGCGGCAGCGGTGGCGGCACGAGACGCGCAGCGAGCGGATCACCGTCCGGCGGGTACCGCGCTGGAGCGGCGGGGACGGCTCGGCACGCGCCCGGATGGCGACCTGGCTGTCCTTCGCCGGTAGCGCGGGGCTGATCGGGCGGGGTCACCTGGCGGGCGTGGACGCGCTCTACGTCCACCAGTTGCCGCCGACGACATTCGCCGCGCTCGGGCTGCTGCGCCTGCTGGGCTCGGTGCCGTCGCTGTTGCACGTGCAGGACGTCCGCCCGGAGCTGGTCGGCCCGACCGCGATGACCGGCCCCTGGGCGGCCCGGATCGCCGCCGCCACCCGTCGGCTCTACCGGGCGACCGACCTGGTCGCCGTCACCGCGCCGGGCATGCGCGACCTGGTGGTGGCCGACGGCGCCGACCCGGCCCGGGTGCGGCTGGTGCTCAACTGGACCGACGAGCGGATCTTCCATCCGGCCGAGCCGACCCGCGAGGCCCGCCGCCTCGTCCGGGGCGACGGCCGTTGCGTGGTGATGCACGCGGGCACCATCGGTCCCCGGCAGGGCCTGGAGACCGCCGTCCGCGCCGCCGCGCCGTTGCAGGGCACGATGGACCTGGTCCTGGTGGGGTCGGGCGCCGACGAGCCGGCGGTCCGCGGGCTCGCCAGCGAGCTGGGCGCCGGCAACGTCCGCTTCGTTCCGCGCCGGTCGGCGCTGGACATGGCCGATCTGTACGCCGCCGCCGACTACCAGCTGGTGATGCTGCGCGACCTGCCCGAGCTGCGGGCGGCGGTCCCCGGCAAGTTGCAGGCGGCGCTCAGCTCTGCCGCTCCGGTGGTCGCCTCGGCCGGCGGCGACACCGTCGAGCTGGTCGAGCGGACGAGGGCCGGGCTGTCCTGCCCGCCCGAGGACTGGGCCCTCCTGGCCGACCGTTTCTGGCTGGCCGCGACCATCCCGACCACGGCGCGCGTGGAGATGGGCCGGCGCGGCCGGGAGGCGTACCTGCGGGAGATGTCGCTGCGCGGCGGGGTGGACCGGGTGGAGCGGCTGCTTTACGAGATCGCCGCCCGCCGGGGCGACAAGCAGGGGTCGGGCCTGGACTCGGAGGCCTGA
- a CDS encoding DUF4012 domain-containing protein: protein MSDSERRRRGGRRSRRTRARVRRVLLVGLLVGTLVLLTGGWVGFRGWQARAHLLNAAGLARELSGDVVGADAARAQRTLSALQEQAGAARAATGDPGWWLGRHVPYAGDDLSAVRQIAVAIDDLARGAFPALLRTDLSTLLPGRGQLDVNRLRAVASELSETDAVVQRTRARLAAVPTGNLVAQVRRAVTDLRAEIDRLAGLTRAADRAARLLPTLLGADGPRSYLMVSQNPAELRATGGMFGAYALIKAENGRLRMAGQGTSASLGRFTPPLKLSRDVRALYADLPGIYPADVNLTPDFPTAAALYREMYRKRSGTTVDGVLAVDPVVLSYLLQATGPVPVPGRPALVAEKVVQTLLSDTYQRLKPAEQDEYFAASSAAVFTAFFSRDVNPRAFLSGIDRAITERRILFWSARPEEQRIIGENRLAGSLPEQETVPTVGVFLNDGSGAKLGYYLRPAATLTVGECRPDGRRQLRLRFTLHSTAPASGLSASVLGLGLAGDPYTARTLVSVHSPAGGAVLGSRLDGHDARAGSGYERRRQVAVATVEVRPGATRTLEVDLLTGATGSGDGELWLTPTATPWTTQVVSAPHCDQ, encoded by the coding sequence GTGAGCGACAGTGAGCGGCGCCGACGTGGCGGGCGCAGATCCCGGCGGACCCGGGCGCGCGTACGCCGGGTCCTGCTCGTCGGCCTCCTCGTCGGCACGCTGGTTCTGCTGACCGGCGGCTGGGTGGGTTTCCGCGGCTGGCAGGCCCGCGCGCACCTGCTCAACGCGGCCGGGCTGGCGCGGGAGCTCAGCGGCGACGTGGTCGGCGCGGACGCCGCGCGGGCGCAACGCACGCTCTCGGCCCTGCAGGAGCAGGCCGGCGCCGCCCGGGCCGCGACCGGCGACCCGGGCTGGTGGCTCGGCCGGCACGTCCCGTACGCCGGGGACGACCTGTCGGCCGTACGCCAGATCGCGGTGGCGATCGACGACCTCGCCCGGGGAGCGTTCCCGGCCCTGCTGCGTACCGACCTGTCGACCCTGCTCCCCGGCAGGGGACAGTTGGACGTGAACCGGCTGCGCGCCGTCGCGTCGGAGCTCTCCGAGACCGACGCGGTCGTGCAGCGGACCCGTGCCCGCCTCGCCGCCGTGCCCACCGGGAACCTGGTCGCCCAGGTCCGCCGGGCCGTCACCGACCTGCGCGCCGAGATCGACCGGCTGGCCGGGCTGACCCGCGCCGCCGACCGGGCCGCGCGGCTGCTGCCGACCCTGCTCGGCGCGGACGGCCCGCGCAGCTATCTGATGGTGTCGCAGAACCCGGCGGAGCTGCGCGCCACCGGCGGCATGTTCGGCGCGTACGCCCTGATCAAAGCCGAGAACGGCAGGCTGCGGATGGCCGGGCAGGGCACCAGTGCCAGCCTGGGGCGGTTCACCCCGCCGCTGAAGCTGAGCCGGGACGTCCGGGCGCTGTACGCCGACCTGCCCGGAATCTATCCGGCGGACGTCAACCTCACGCCGGACTTCCCGACGGCCGCAGCGCTGTACCGGGAGATGTACCGCAAGCGCAGCGGCACGACCGTGGACGGCGTCCTCGCCGTCGATCCGGTGGTCCTGTCCTACCTGCTCCAGGCCACCGGGCCGGTGCCCGTGCCGGGCCGGCCCGCGCTCGTCGCCGAGAAGGTGGTGCAGACCCTGCTGTCGGACACGTACCAGCGGCTCAAGCCGGCCGAGCAGGACGAGTACTTCGCGGCCTCCTCGGCGGCCGTCTTCACCGCGTTCTTCTCGCGTGACGTCAACCCCCGGGCGTTTTTGTCCGGTATCGACCGGGCAATCACCGAACGTCGCATATTGTTCTGGAGTGCCCGACCAGAGGAGCAGCGGATCATCGGCGAGAACCGGCTGGCCGGATCGCTCCCGGAGCAGGAGACCGTGCCGACGGTCGGCGTGTTCCTCAACGACGGCAGCGGCGCGAAGCTCGGCTACTACCTGCGGCCGGCGGCCACGTTGACCGTGGGGGAGTGCCGGCCGGACGGCCGCCGGCAACTCCGGTTGCGGTTCACGCTCCACTCGACCGCCCCGGCGAGCGGGCTGAGCGCCTCCGTGCTCGGCCTGGGCCTGGCCGGCGACCCGTACACCGCCCGCACGCTGGTCTCCGTCCACAGCCCCGCCGGCGGCGCGGTGCTCGGCAGCCGGCTCGACGGCCACGACGCCCGCGCCGGCAGCGGATACGAGCGGCGCCGGCAGGTGGCGGTCGCCACCGTCGAGGTACGCCCCGGCGCCACCCGGACGCTCGAGGTCGACCTGCTGACCGGCGCGACCGGTAGCGGCGACGGCGAGCTGTGGCTCACCCCCACCGCCACCCCATGGACCACCCAAGTTGTTTCCGCACCGCACTGCGATCAGTAG
- a CDS encoding MFS transporter, with the protein MTSAEDRPGDPGDDRRRWQALGVGLVAAFMTLLDVSIVNVAVPSIDRALQATPSDLQWVLSGYALTFGLALVPSGRFGDARGRRNAFVLGIALFTVTSALAGLARSPEWLVGARLLQGAAAGIVNPQVTGLIQQLFRGPERGRPFGLLGATIGISTAIGPLLGGLLIQLGGVQNGWRWVFFVNVPVGAVAVVLGWRLLPTRPAGTADRNRLDPVGVLLLGAGVVLVLLPLVQERQWQTPWKWLLIPAGLVVLAAFALWEHRYARRQAPLFDLRLFRFRSYTLGALIALLYFGGFTAIFFIFTLYLQIGLGYSALAAGLAITPFALGSAAASALGGRIVNRYGRPLVAVGLVAVLLGLCAVVFVLRGEPHHVPLRTAVPLLVAGLGSGLVIAPNQALTLAEVPVRHAGSGAGMLQTGQRIGSAAGIAAVGALFFSSLGATHGDWAAAFRHSLLLATGIVGLALLAALVDIQRGRGPGG; encoded by the coding sequence GTGACGAGCGCCGAGGACCGGCCGGGGGACCCTGGCGACGACCGGCGACGGTGGCAGGCGCTCGGGGTCGGGCTGGTCGCCGCCTTCATGACGCTGCTCGACGTGAGCATCGTCAACGTCGCGGTGCCGTCGATCGACCGGGCGCTCCAGGCCACCCCGAGCGACCTGCAGTGGGTCCTGTCCGGGTACGCGCTCACCTTCGGCCTGGCGCTCGTGCCGTCCGGCCGGTTCGGCGACGCCCGCGGGCGACGCAACGCGTTCGTCCTCGGGATCGCCCTGTTCACCGTCACCAGCGCCCTGGCCGGGCTGGCCCGCTCGCCCGAATGGCTGGTCGGTGCGCGACTGCTGCAGGGCGCCGCCGCCGGCATCGTCAACCCGCAGGTCACCGGCCTCATCCAGCAACTGTTCCGGGGCCCGGAGCGGGGTCGGCCGTTCGGCCTGCTCGGCGCGACCATCGGCATCTCCACCGCGATCGGGCCGCTGCTCGGCGGGCTGCTGATCCAACTCGGCGGGGTGCAGAACGGCTGGCGGTGGGTGTTCTTCGTCAACGTTCCCGTGGGCGCCGTCGCGGTCGTCCTCGGTTGGCGGCTGCTGCCGACGCGGCCGGCCGGCACGGCCGACCGCAACCGGCTCGACCCTGTCGGCGTGCTGCTGCTCGGCGCGGGTGTGGTGCTCGTCCTGCTGCCCCTCGTACAGGAGCGACAGTGGCAGACTCCGTGGAAGTGGCTGCTGATCCCCGCCGGACTCGTGGTGCTCGCCGCCTTCGCGCTCTGGGAGCACCGGTACGCACGGCGACAGGCGCCGCTGTTCGACCTTCGGCTGTTCCGGTTCCGGTCGTACACGCTGGGGGCGTTGATCGCGCTGCTCTACTTCGGGGGCTTCACCGCGATCTTCTTCATCTTCACCCTGTACCTGCAGATCGGCCTCGGCTACAGCGCCCTGGCCGCCGGCCTGGCCATCACGCCGTTCGCCCTGGGCTCTGCCGCGGCGTCGGCGCTGGGCGGCCGGATCGTCAACCGGTACGGCCGGCCGCTGGTCGCCGTCGGGCTGGTCGCCGTGTTACTCGGCCTGTGCGCGGTGGTGTTCGTGCTGCGCGGCGAGCCGCACCACGTACCCCTGCGTACGGCGGTGCCGCTGCTGGTCGCCGGGTTGGGCAGCGGCCTGGTCATCGCGCCCAACCAGGCCCTCACCCTCGCCGAGGTGCCGGTACGCCACGCGGGCAGCGGCGCCGGCATGCTCCAGACCGGCCAGCGGATCGGCTCGGCCGCCGGCATCGCGGCCGTGGGGGCGCTCTTCTTCTCCTCGCTGGGCGCCACGCACGGGGACTGGGCCGCGGCGTTCCGGCACTCGCTGCTGCTGGCCACCGGCATCGTCGGGCTCGCGCTGCTGGCCGCCCTGGTGGACATCCAGCGCGGCCGCGGACCGGGCGGATGA
- a CDS encoding phosphotransferase yields MRSDWTALPEAVTAEIAERVGGAFEVAPAASGDHAEIASTVTGPDARVFVKAASAGPGAQSLRYELSATRAVDRHPPAVLWHFERDGWLVVGTEHLDGPHPDLSPGSPDLELLAVTLKELQETPAQGGPWFTPEGRVGFGHPAMDGRMLVHSDLNPTNLIVTQAALRIVDWAWATKAASWVELALLVQWLIGSGHTPEQAERWLAQFPAWDAVGREVLDDFAAKNAAKWLAKSRQSTEAWVHDLAAWAGEWAAHR; encoded by the coding sequence ATGCGCAGTGACTGGACCGCCCTACCCGAGGCCGTGACAGCGGAGATTGCCGAACGAGTCGGCGGGGCCTTCGAGGTGGCTCCGGCCGCGAGTGGCGATCACGCGGAGATCGCCTCGACCGTCACCGGGCCGGACGCGAGGGTCTTCGTCAAGGCAGCTTCCGCTGGGCCGGGCGCCCAGTCACTGCGCTACGAGCTGTCGGCGACCAGGGCTGTCGACCGGCACCCGCCGGCAGTCCTGTGGCACTTCGAGCGCGACGGCTGGCTGGTGGTGGGGACCGAGCACCTTGACGGTCCCCACCCCGACCTCTCCCCGGGCAGCCCGGATCTCGAACTGCTCGCCGTGACGCTGAAGGAACTCCAGGAGACTCCGGCACAGGGTGGGCCGTGGTTCACCCCGGAGGGCCGGGTCGGATTCGGGCACCCGGCGATGGACGGGCGGATGCTCGTCCACTCCGACCTCAACCCGACCAACCTGATCGTGACCCAGGCCGCCCTGCGGATCGTTGACTGGGCGTGGGCGACTAAGGCCGCGTCGTGGGTCGAGCTGGCGCTGCTCGTCCAGTGGTTGATCGGCAGTGGCCACACCCCCGAGCAGGCGGAGAGGTGGTTGGCGCAGTTCCCCGCGTGGGACGCGGTTGGCCGGGAAGTCCTGGATGACTTTGCCGCGAAGAATGCAGCGAAATGGCTAGCCAAGTCCCGGCAGAGCACCGAGGCGTGGGTGCACGATCTCGCGGCGTGGGCGGGCGAGTGGGCGGCCCACCGTTAG
- a CDS encoding bifunctional metallophosphatase/5'-nucleotidase, translated as MTSSSGASRRQVLAVTAAAATAPLIAGAPARAAASKGPKTWDLTILGTSDTHGNVYNWDYYKDAEYDDSRHNDIGVAKLATLVNQIRAERKGRATLVLDAGDTIQGTPLATYYAKQEPITVTGETHPMANAMNVLKYDAVTLGNHEFNYGLPLLARWIGQLGFPALAANAINEATGKPAYLPYVIKEVDLGGPGAPKLKVGILGLTNPGVAIWDKGNVEGKLIFADMVETAAKWVPVMRERGADLVIVSAHGGDSGTSSYGPELPNENPCTMIAEQVPGIDAILFGHAHNEVVEKFVTNTRTGAQVLMSEPSKWGQRLTRMDFTLVRERGSWKVASKGASMLNTNTVVEDPAVLAAVRGQHGKTVAYVNQVVAQSSVELSAAESRYRDTPILDFINHVQTEVVTEALAGTAYAGLPVLSIAAPFSRTAVFPAGDVRIRDVAGLYVFDNTLEAVVLTGAEVRAYLEYSAKYFTTLAVGAPVDPATISDPAVPDYNNDTISGLDYDIDISRPVGQRITRLVLPGTDTPVADDAQFVIAVNNYRRSGGGNFPGIVKTQVYNQQQEIRQLLIDWAQAKGVIDPADFYVPNWKLVRAGVPVF; from the coding sequence ATGACCTCCTCCTCCGGCGCCTCGCGCCGCCAGGTGCTGGCCGTCACGGCCGCCGCCGCGACGGCCCCCCTGATCGCCGGCGCGCCCGCCCGGGCGGCCGCGTCGAAGGGCCCGAAGACCTGGGACCTGACGATCCTGGGCACCTCGGACACCCACGGCAACGTCTACAACTGGGACTACTACAAGGACGCCGAGTACGACGACAGCAGGCACAACGACATCGGCGTCGCGAAGCTGGCCACCCTGGTCAACCAGATCCGCGCCGAGCGGAAGGGCAGGGCGACCCTGGTCCTCGACGCCGGCGACACCATCCAGGGCACGCCGCTGGCCACGTACTACGCCAAGCAGGAGCCGATCACCGTCACCGGTGAGACGCACCCGATGGCCAACGCGATGAACGTGCTGAAGTACGACGCCGTCACGCTGGGCAACCACGAGTTCAACTACGGCCTGCCGCTGCTGGCCAGGTGGATCGGCCAGCTCGGCTTCCCGGCCCTCGCCGCGAACGCGATCAACGAGGCCACCGGCAAGCCGGCGTACCTGCCGTACGTCATCAAGGAGGTCGACCTCGGCGGGCCGGGCGCGCCGAAGCTCAAGGTCGGCATCCTGGGCCTGACCAACCCCGGCGTGGCGATCTGGGACAAGGGCAACGTCGAGGGCAAGCTGATCTTCGCCGACATGGTCGAGACCGCCGCCAAGTGGGTGCCGGTCATGCGCGAGCGCGGTGCCGACCTCGTCATCGTCTCCGCGCACGGCGGCGACAGCGGCACCTCCAGCTACGGCCCGGAGCTGCCGAACGAGAACCCGTGCACGATGATCGCCGAGCAGGTGCCCGGCATCGACGCGATCCTCTTCGGCCACGCGCACAACGAGGTCGTCGAGAAGTTCGTGACCAACACGCGGACCGGCGCCCAGGTGCTGATGTCCGAGCCCTCGAAGTGGGGCCAGCGGCTGACCCGGATGGACTTCACCCTCGTCCGCGAGCGGGGCAGCTGGAAGGTCGCCAGCAAGGGCGCCAGCATGCTGAACACCAACACCGTGGTCGAGGACCCGGCGGTGCTCGCGGCAGTGCGCGGCCAGCACGGCAAGACCGTCGCGTACGTCAACCAGGTCGTCGCCCAGTCGAGCGTGGAGCTGTCGGCCGCCGAGTCCCGGTACAGGGACACCCCGATCCTGGACTTCATCAACCACGTCCAGACCGAGGTGGTCACCGAGGCGCTGGCCGGCACGGCGTACGCGGGCCTGCCGGTGCTGTCGATCGCGGCGCCGTTCAGCCGCACGGCCGTCTTCCCCGCCGGTGACGTGCGCATCCGCGACGTGGCCGGGCTCTACGTCTTCGACAACACCCTCGAGGCCGTGGTGCTCACCGGCGCCGAGGTGCGGGCGTACCTGGAGTACTCGGCGAAGTACTTCACCACCCTGGCGGTGGGCGCCCCGGTCGACCCGGCGACGATCAGCGACCCGGCCGTGCCGGACTACAACAACGACACCATCTCCGGGCTCGACTACGACATCGACATCAGCAGGCCGGTCGGCCAGCGGATCACCCGCCTGGTCCTGCCGGGCACCGACACCCCGGTGGCCGACGACGCGCAGTTCGTGATCGCGGTGAACAACTACCGGCGCAGCGGCGGCGGCAACTTCCCGGGCATCGTCAAGACCCAGGTCTACAACCAGCAGCAGGAGATCCGCCAGTTGCTGATCGACTGGGCGCAGGCCAAGGGCGTCATCGACCCGGCCGACTTCTACGTCCCCAACTGGAAGCTGGTGCGCGCGGGCGTGCCGGTCTTCTGA